Proteins encoded within one genomic window of Arachis ipaensis cultivar K30076 chromosome B08, Araip1.1, whole genome shotgun sequence:
- the LOC107611865 gene encoding glycine-rich RNA-binding protein 2, translated as MALRAAAAIAAAQPSSRGLLRLLSSRSAYPPSTTAAVFARQAVEPKSSVFVSGLNKRTTSERLLQEFSKFGEVVRTRVMIDRTGCSKGYGFVQYATIEEAAKGIENMNGKFLDGWVIFVEYAKSIPEPRQQCPRHLRQ; from the exons ATGGCTTTGAGGGCGGCAGCGGCTATAGCTGCAGCGCAACCTTCGTCGCGCGGTTTATTGCGGCTGCTTTCGAGCCGTTCTGCTTATCCGCCGTCGACTACTGCCGCAGTGTTTGCTCGACAGGCGGTGGAGCCCAAATCCTCCGTCTTCGTTTCCG GGCTTAACAAACGGACGACATCCGAACGCCTACTCCAAgaattttctaagtttggtgaAGTTGTTCGCA CTAGGGTGATGATCGATAGAACAGGTTGTTCTAAAGGGTACGGTTTTGTACAATATGCCACTATAGAAGAGGCTGCAAAGGGCATCGAAAACATGAATGGAAAG TTTTTGGATGGTTGGGTTATATTTGTAGAGTATGCCAAATCTATCCCAGAACCTAGACAGCAATGTCCCCGGCATCTCCGGCAGTAG
- the LOC110265407 gene encoding uncharacterized protein LOC110265407, which translates to FQQILISLYSFLSSSDAGGDNAKVHGQSDGKGASGDGNNSLLDSWLKENNVGKKSLFSRSKQSLGRVICQAARIGGFRHQGRKDNNSEMNSDCLNGSGLNGVEMNHLATVKRKESESLSLVDMLKRILLLFMDVTVEKEKDEADGW; encoded by the coding sequence TTTCAGCaaattttaatttctctttattcTTTCTTGTCTTCATCAGATGCTGGAGGAGATAATGCAAAGGTACATGGACAGAGTGATGGTAAAGGTGCTTCAGGTGATGGTAATAATTCTTTACTCGATTCATGGTTGAAGGAGAATAATGTGGGAAAGAAAAGCTTGTTCTCTAGGAGTAAGCAATCACTTGGTAGAGTTATTTGCCAAGCCGCTAGGATCGGTGGATTTCGCCATCAGGGGAGGAAGGATAATAATTCCGAAATGAATTCTGATTGTCTAAATGGTTCTGGATTGAATGGTGTTGAGATGAATCATCTTGCAactgtaaaaagaaaagaatcagAGTCTCTGTCTTTGGTTGACATGCTGAAAAGAATATTGTTGTTGTTTATGGATGTGACAGTGGAGAAGGAGAAAGATGAGGCTGACGGTTGGTGA